A genomic segment from Diospyros lotus cultivar Yz01 chromosome 5, ASM1463336v1, whole genome shotgun sequence encodes:
- the LOC127802189 gene encoding uncharacterized protein LOC127802189, whose product MSFPDAEYFFRYQNRLIQDELQYNRHALSQEHIKLVSNLNDEQRYVYDIVMDAVKLNGGGMFFVYGYGGTGKTFVWKTLSTTLRSKGEIVLNVTLSGITYLFLPGGRTAYSKFVIPLNSNEDSTCNIKQGSPLAELIIRSNLIIWDEAHIMNKYCLEALDRSM is encoded by the coding sequence ATGTCGTTCCCAGATGCAGAATATTTTTTCCGCTATCAAAATAGACTTATACAAGATGAATTACAGTACAACAGACATGCTTTGTCCCAAGAGCACATTAAACTAGTGTCTAATTTGAATGATGAGCAACGATATGTCTATGACATTGTAATGGATGCGGTGAAGTTGAATGGAGGTGGTATGTTTTTTGTATACGGATATGGAGGAACTGGCAAGACCTTTGTGTGGAAAACTCTATCCACAACTCTGAGATCGAAGGGAGAAATTGTGTTGAATGTAACATTGAGTGGAATAACATACCTCTTTTTACCCGGTGGTAGGACTGCTTACTCCAAATTTGTAATTCCACTAAATTCGAATGAAGATTCAACCTGCAACATTAAACAGGGAAGTCCTCTTGCAGAGTTAATAATCAGAAGCAATCTTATCATTTGGGATGAGGCTCATATAATGAATAAATATTGCCTTGAGGCTTTGGATAGGAGCATGTGA